DNA from Acidobacteriota bacterium:
CGCACTGAACGGCCGGACGGTCGGCCAGGCGGAGTCCCCGCGAGGCGCCCGATCCGCCAGCGATCCTGCCCGGTCAGCGGTCGTGCGATTCCCAGACCTCGGGCAGCACTTCGACACCGGTCAGGGACTCGACCAGGGTGAAGATGAGGTCGTCCTCGTCCGCGCCGAGTTGCGCCGCGAGATTCCGCATCACACCGTCGATCGAAGAGACGAAAGAGCTGAACCGGAACTTCCACTGCCCATCCTCGTTCACGAAGCGGTACTCGAGTTCATCCATCCCGCCGGCGAGGGAAGGGTCCTCGAGCGACGCCCGGGTTCGGGCCGCAGCCACGGCCTCGCTTCCGTCCATCCGGCCGTTCTCCTCGATCCGGATGGGGCCGACCGCGAGCTGCTCGATCGCTGTCGAGTTGATCCAGCCGAGATCCATCGCCCGCACGATCACGTCCGCGAGTTCCATCGCAGCCAGTTCGTCGCTGCCGAACTGATGACGGAAGGCGACGACCAGGAAACGGTCGACGAACGTGCGCTGGCGGACTTCCTCCTCGCTTCCTTCGAGCACCAGCCGCTTGAGCTGCCGGTAGTACTCGCCGGTCTCCCGATCGACCAGGGAGGCCGCCAACTCACCGTCGCCGGCCATCAACGCCTGGCGATACGCCTCGAAGGTCGCGCGGACTGCCTCCGCGTCGCCCGTGCCGGCGGGTGTCTGCGCGGCAGCCGGCAGGCACAGCAACGCCGGCAACACGGCCCGGGCAAGGCGCGGGCCGGCGAGCGTCAAGCGATCTGTCCTTCTCTCAGGAGCCGGTTCACGCCCTTGAACTGCGGGTGGTTCTTGTCTCTGGCGAGCTCGAAGGCCACAGACTCGTGGTTCGTGATCTGGGCGCCCGCGTTGCCCATCCGCTCGAGCGCGTGGCGGCGGTACTCCTCGCCGCGCGAGCTGACGCAGTCCCAGCAGACGTGGACGTCGGTCCCGCGCGCCGTCAGATCGAGCACGGTCTGCACGACGCAGATGTGCGCCTCGATCCCCGCCACGACGACCTGGCGCTCGGGCGCCGGCAGTCCCGGCCTGGCGGCATCCAGGGCCTCCTCGAACGCCGGCACGCCGCAGCAGCCGAAGGAGTCCTTCTCCACCCGCCACGTGCGGTCGCCGTCCGGATCCGTCTCCAGAATCGCCGCCTCCACCTCTTCGCGAGTCGACCCCAGCCCCTGCGGATACTGCTCGGTGACGATCACTGGCAGGTCGAACAACTGCGCCAGACGCAGCAGCCTCGCGGTGCCGTCGAGCAGCATCCGGGACCGGTCCATCAGGTCCACCAGACGACCCTGGAGGTCGATGACCACAACGATGGCCCGCTCCCGGTCGAGCGTCGCAACGGCGGAGGCAGGGTTGACGACGGAAGAAGCGGCTTCGGTCATGGGTAGCTCCGGATGGTCGATTCGTGGCGACCGTGCCCCGATCGGCACGGCGGGTTCGACGTTGCCGATCGACGACGTTACTGAATCAGATGCAGCGTCCGGCGCAGTGCTTCCACCGCCTCCGGCCCCGAGATCGCCCGTTCAGGGCGGCAATCCGCCTGTTCCGAGATAAGCCGGCAGCGCAGGGCAGCCTCACACACGACGTCCACGTCGTCCGCGGCCGGCCCGCCCGCCTCGCCGACGCAGGCCGCACCGCCGCCGACCCGGCCCGGCATCCGGAGCAGCGCGGCCAGTGCCGGACCGCGCCGCATGTAGTTGTTCGGCCCGAAGCGGCGCACCGCCGCGTCCGCCGGCTCCATCAGTCCCAGGTTGAGGAGCCGCGCGATCTCGCGACGATGCGGATGCTCCAGGATGTCGCTGACGATCACCGTGGTGCCGGCCGGCCCGGTTCGGATGCCAGGCACGAGCCAGGCCGTGAGCGCCGCGAAGTCGCCGCGCAGGAGGCTCGAGGCCTCGAAGAGCTCACGCACGCTCTCCGGCAGCAGCCTGGTTCGCCAGGTGAAGCGAGCCGCGGCCAGACCCGCAGCGATCTCGCTGTTGCCGGGATGCCGTTGGGCGAGCTCTTCGTACAGCTCGAGTCCCCGGCGGGCGTCGCCCGCCTCGAGTTCCAGCGCCGCCTGGCGATGGAGCACGTCCAGCGAGTCGTTGCCGGCCGCAACGAGTTCGCGCGTCGCCGCCAGTTCGGCGCCGGTGTCCCCCCGCGCCAACGCCAGGCGCCGGCCCAGGTCGAGGGCCGCCGGGTAGCCCGGCGCCCAGACGCGCAGGGTCTCGAGCGCCGTTCCGGCGTCCGCAAGTCCGCCGCCATCGATGGCCGCGGCGATCCGGCCGCTCAACTCTGCAACGGCCTCGTTCTTGAGCGCCCCGGCGCGCTCCGCCGCGACCTCGTCGAAGGCCGCGATGCTCCGGTAGGCCCGATAGGCGGCGACCGCGTGACCGGTCCGTTCCGCCGCCCGCGCATAGACGAGCTGACCCGCCGTGTAGCCAGGACGAGCCGCCAGCGGCGCCGCCAGGAGGTCGACCGCCAGCGCGTTCTCACCGGCCGCGAAGTGGGTCTGGGCCAGCAACACTGAGGCCGGCAACAGCGTCGGGTCGATGCCGAGCAGCGTCTCCGCGCTGGTACGGGCTACCTCGACCTCGCCGCGCCTCAGCGCCGCCGACGCGCCAGCCAGCTCGTAGCGGCTCTGCTCCGGGATGTTGCCGTCGTAGCCGAGAAGCGGTTCACGAAGGAAAGAGCGAACGCCGGTGTCGAGCTCAGTGATCTCAGGTGGCGCTTCGACAATGGCGGTCGTCACGCAGGCAACGCCCCACAGGCAGGCGACGAGCAGCGCCGCCATGCGGCCCGCGGCGCTCACGGCGCCGCCTCGAACGGCCGGTCGTCGATCAGCGCTTCGACGATCCGCCTCCGCGCCCGCTCCGGGTCGCCGGTTGCCGCCGCGTCGATCCACCAGACCTGCGACTCCTTCCGGAACCACGTCTCCTGTCGCTTGGCGTAGCGGCGCGTCGCCTGGACCGTTTCCTCCAAGGCCTGCTCCAGCGTCAAGTTCCCATCAAGGTGATCGGCAAGCTGCCGGTAGCCGATGGCCTGGAACGCCGGCAACTCCCCGAGGGAGCAACCGCCACGCCCGCGCGCATGTTCCGGGAGATAAGTATCCCGCAGGCGCTCGACCTCGGCCAGCCAGCCGCGCTCCAGCATGCGTCTGGCCCGTTTCTCCACGGCATCGTACAGAACCGCTCTCGGCAGGGTCAATCCGACCTTCAGCAGCCTTCGATCGAGCCGGCCCTCCGTGCCCCGGCGCTGCCACTCGGTGAGCGGCCGGCCGGTTGCCCTCACCACCTCGAGCGCGCGCAGCACACGCTGCGTATCGCCCGGGGCAAGCGTTTCGGCGCCCTCCGGATCCACTTCCCGCAGCTCCCGGACGAGCCTGCAGAGTCCATGGGAGCGAAGGTCCGCCCGCAAGGCCTCGCGCACTTCCGCGCCGACCGGCGGCACCGGCGCCAGCCCTTCGAACAGCGCGCGCAGGTAGAAGCCGCTGCCGCCCACCAGGACCGGCAGCGCCCCGCGCGCTTCGATCTCCTCTACCGCCACCGCCGCGCGTCGCGCGAACGCCCCGGCCGAGAACGCCTGGTGCGGCTCGATGACGTCGATCAAGTGGTGGCGAACCCGAGTCCGCTCTCTCGGTCCGGGCTTCGCCGTGCCGATCGTGATTCCCCGATAGGCCTGCAGCGCGTCGGCGCTGATCAACTCGACGTTGAGACCCCGTTCGGCAAGGTCGGCGGCCAACGCCATCGCGAACGCGCTCTTGCCGGTGGCGGTCGGACCGAGGACAGCGATCACCTGCCAGGGAGGCGAGGACATCGTTGCAGGATAGCTCCGGCGTCGACCCTACTCCGCCTGGCGCCGCGGCCAGGCCGCGACCCGCACGACCGGGCGCCGGCCGCCGGAACCGTCGCGGCGGAAGCGAACCTCGATCCGTCCGTGGAGGTCCGTCCGAAGAACCCGGACTCCGCGGTCCTCCATCCGTGACACGACCTCCGGCGAGGGATGGCCGTACGGGTTGCGTCGGCCGGCCGACACGAGGCCCAGGCGCGGCCTCACCGACGCCAGCAGCCCGGGACCGGTCGAGGTCTGGCTGCCGTGATGCCCAACCTTCAGCACGTCGCTTCGGAGCGGGATCCCGTAGAGCCGAGCCCGGGCGAGAAGTTCCCGCTCGCCCGCGAGATCGACATCCCCGGTCAGCAACGCGCAGGACCGGTCGACGCACGCCCGTACGACCATCGACGCGGAGTTGCCGCCGTCCGCGCGGTCCGGCGGAGGATGGAGGACCTCCAGGCTCCAGGCCCCGAACTGGCCGCTTTCACCCTGCCCCACTCCACGCACGCGCCGGCCCAGGCGGTCGGCGAGGGCTCGCCCGCATCCGTCGCGAAGTTCAACCGGCACCGCCCACAGCCGCTCGATCCTCAGGTAGTACGTCAACTCGAGCAGTCCCCGGCAGTGGTCCGAATCGCCGTGCGAGAGGATCGCCAGGTCGATCCGTTGAACCCCTTCCGCCGCGAGAGCCTGAAGCAGCGCCGCCTCCGCGAAGTTGCCCCGCCGGTAGCCGCC
Protein-coding regions in this window:
- a CDS encoding isochorismatase family protein, which gives rise to MTEAASSVVNPASAVATLDRERAIVVVIDLQGRLVDLMDRSRMLLDGTARLLRLAQLFDLPVIVTEQYPQGLGSTREEVEAAILETDPDGDRTWRVEKDSFGCCGVPAFEEALDAARPGLPAPERQVVVAGIEAHICVVQTVLDLTARGTDVHVCWDCVSSRGEEYRRHALERMGNAGAQITNHESVAFELARDKNHPQFKGVNRLLREGQIA
- the miaA gene encoding tRNA (adenosine(37)-N6)-dimethylallyltransferase MiaA, which translates into the protein MSSPPWQVIAVLGPTATGKSAFAMALAADLAERGLNVELISADALQAYRGITIGTAKPGPRERTRVRHHLIDVIEPHQAFSAGAFARRAAVAVEEIEARGALPVLVGGSGFYLRALFEGLAPVPPVGAEVREALRADLRSHGLCRLVRELREVDPEGAETLAPGDTQRVLRALEVVRATGRPLTEWQRRGTEGRLDRRLLKVGLTLPRAVLYDAVEKRARRMLERGWLAEVERLRDTYLPEHARGRGGCSLGELPAFQAIGYRQLADHLDGNLTLEQALEETVQATRRYAKRQETWFRKESQVWWIDAAATGDPERARRRIVEALIDDRPFEAAP